A single genomic interval of Aureliella helgolandensis harbors:
- a CDS encoding 2-oxoacid:acceptor oxidoreductase subunit alpha, protein MSTDTPPPVQSNKLVEVVSGITVRLAGDSGDGMQLLGTQLTNTSALAGNDVATFPDFPAEIRAPRGTRAGVSGFQVQFAAHEVHTPGDTLDALVAMNPAALVTNLSDLRPGGLLIVDEDSFEAKDLKLANLSTNPLEEPWTENYRLAKVPMTKLTRTAVAELGLSMKEADRCRNFFAMGMVYWLYGRDMDATMRFIKAKFSRLPEVQEANERALKAGWAFGETTELLGTSYQVEKAELPPGKYRNIMGNQALAWGLMTAANLSKKELFYGSYPITPASDILHELCKFKNYGVCTVQAEDEIAAVCAAIGAAYGGSMAVTTSSGPGIALKAEAMGLAVMIELPLLVINVQRGGPSTGLPTKTEQADLLQMLHGRNGEAPIPVLAAQSPGDCFDTAIEAWRIATQFMVPVVILSDGYIANGAEPWRVPDIAAMDPISIEHPTEFNHGDEFWPYARDRNLARPWAIPGTPNLMHRVGGLEKQDGTGNVSYDPDNHEKMVKTRAQKVANIARVIPPQKVNGPESGELLVLSWGGTYGACHTAVTKAMDAGLSVAHCHLRHMNPFPANLGEILSRYEQVLVPELNMGQLRMLIRDRFLVDAIGYNKVQGKPFSVSELLDKICEMAATESNKLCESKAG, encoded by the coding sequence ATGTCGACCGATACCCCGCCGCCCGTCCAATCCAACAAGCTTGTTGAAGTTGTTAGTGGTATAACTGTCCGGTTAGCTGGAGACTCCGGCGATGGCATGCAGTTACTGGGGACGCAGCTGACCAATACGTCGGCGCTGGCTGGTAACGACGTCGCGACTTTTCCAGACTTTCCTGCAGAGATTCGCGCACCGCGTGGAACGCGTGCCGGGGTAAGCGGGTTCCAGGTCCAGTTTGCGGCCCATGAGGTGCACACCCCAGGGGACACGCTGGATGCTCTCGTAGCCATGAATCCAGCCGCTCTGGTGACCAATCTTAGCGATTTGCGACCGGGCGGCCTGTTGATCGTCGATGAGGACAGCTTCGAGGCTAAAGACCTCAAGCTGGCAAATCTGAGCACCAACCCCTTGGAGGAGCCCTGGACCGAGAATTATCGGCTGGCCAAGGTTCCCATGACGAAGCTGACTCGGACTGCCGTGGCTGAGCTTGGGTTGAGCATGAAAGAGGCCGACCGCTGCCGCAACTTTTTTGCTATGGGAATGGTTTATTGGTTGTATGGACGCGACATGGATGCCACCATGCGATTCATCAAGGCCAAGTTCTCGCGACTGCCGGAAGTTCAAGAAGCCAATGAGCGAGCGCTCAAGGCCGGTTGGGCGTTCGGTGAGACAACGGAATTGCTCGGCACGTCGTATCAAGTGGAGAAAGCTGAGCTGCCACCTGGCAAGTACCGCAACATCATGGGCAACCAAGCCCTAGCTTGGGGCTTAATGACGGCTGCCAACCTCAGCAAAAAAGAGTTGTTCTACGGCTCCTACCCGATCACTCCCGCGAGTGACATTTTGCACGAATTGTGCAAGTTCAAAAACTACGGCGTGTGCACCGTCCAAGCTGAGGACGAAATCGCAGCCGTCTGTGCGGCCATCGGAGCAGCCTACGGTGGCTCCATGGCTGTGACGACCAGCAGTGGTCCTGGTATTGCCCTCAAGGCAGAAGCCATGGGGCTGGCGGTCATGATCGAATTGCCGTTGTTGGTCATCAACGTTCAACGCGGTGGCCCCAGCACGGGCCTGCCCACGAAGACCGAACAAGCGGACCTGTTGCAAATGTTGCATGGTCGCAACGGCGAGGCTCCCATTCCAGTTTTGGCCGCGCAAAGTCCCGGAGATTGTTTCGATACCGCGATTGAGGCGTGGCGGATCGCCACGCAATTCATGGTTCCGGTGGTCATCCTCTCGGATGGCTATATCGCCAACGGCGCGGAGCCCTGGAGAGTGCCGGATATTGCGGCCATGGATCCCATCTCTATTGAGCACCCCACCGAGTTCAATCATGGCGATGAGTTTTGGCCGTATGCTCGCGATCGCAATTTGGCGCGTCCCTGGGCAATTCCCGGAACTCCCAACCTCATGCACCGCGTCGGCGGCCTGGAGAAGCAAGACGGGACCGGCAATGTGAGCTACGACCCAGACAACCATGAGAAGATGGTAAAGACTCGGGCTCAAAAAGTTGCCAACATTGCCAGGGTGATTCCGCCTCAGAAGGTCAACGGGCCGGAGTCTGGCGAGCTGTTGGTTCTGTCCTGGGGGGGAACCTATGGAGCCTGCCATACTGCGGTGACCAAAGCCATGGACGCGGGTTTGAGTGTGGCTCATTGCCATTTGAGGCACATGAATCCGTTCCCTGCAAACTTGGGCGAGATTCTCAGTCGATACGAACAGGTGCTTGTGCCTGAGTTGAATATGGGGCAGTTGCGAATGTTGATTCGCGATCGCTTCTTAGTTGATGCCATTGGATACAACAAGGTGCAGGGCAAGCCGTTTTCGGTAAGCGAACTGCTCGACAAAATCTGTGAAATGGCCGCGACCGAATCCAACAAGCTGTGCGAATCCAAAGCGGGTTAA
- a CDS encoding phosphoglycerate kinase: MAKKTIADIDPKGKVVLMRVDFNVPQDDSGAITDDRRIRMALPSIESVIKRGGKLVLMSHLGRPKGNGPEPKYTLEGVAKRLGELLGKSVAFAADTVGPEAEAKIKALSDGDVAVLENVRFNAGEKSGDAAFAAALAGWADVYCNDAFGTCHRTDASMVAVPEAMAGKPKVVGFLVAKEIEYLSDTISQPKRPFVAILGGAKVSDKINVISNLLGICDHVLIGGAMAYTFSLAQGGKTGKSLVEADKVELAKELIAKGGDKLVLPTDTHCGDDFSSDCNKQVVAAGEIPDGWEGLDIGPATAKKYAELLKSAQTVVWNGPMGVFEMPPFDEGTKAVAQAIADSSATSIIGGGDSAAAVEQLGFADQVSHVSTGGGASLAMLEGNKFAAVELLDNA; encoded by the coding sequence ATGGCCAAGAAAACAATTGCTGATATCGATCCCAAGGGCAAAGTTGTGCTGATGCGCGTGGACTTCAACGTGCCACAAGACGACTCGGGAGCGATTACCGATGATCGTCGTATCCGCATGGCACTGCCCTCCATTGAATCGGTGATCAAACGGGGCGGCAAGCTCGTTTTGATGAGCCATCTAGGTCGTCCCAAGGGAAATGGTCCCGAGCCCAAGTACACGTTGGAGGGCGTCGCCAAGCGGCTCGGGGAGCTGTTGGGGAAGTCGGTCGCCTTTGCTGCAGATACCGTTGGGCCTGAAGCCGAAGCCAAAATTAAGGCGCTGAGTGATGGTGACGTGGCCGTGCTGGAGAATGTGCGGTTCAACGCCGGCGAGAAGTCTGGCGACGCTGCGTTTGCTGCTGCTCTGGCGGGTTGGGCAGACGTGTACTGCAACGATGCCTTCGGTACCTGCCACCGGACCGATGCATCGATGGTCGCTGTCCCCGAAGCGATGGCAGGTAAGCCCAAGGTGGTGGGCTTCTTGGTCGCCAAAGAAATCGAGTATTTGAGCGACACGATTTCTCAGCCCAAGCGGCCTTTTGTCGCAATTTTGGGCGGTGCAAAGGTCAGTGACAAGATCAACGTGATCAGCAACTTGCTGGGCATTTGCGATCACGTGCTGATTGGCGGTGCAATGGCCTACACCTTCTCCTTGGCCCAGGGTGGCAAGACCGGCAAGAGTCTCGTAGAGGCGGATAAGGTGGAATTGGCTAAGGAGTTGATCGCGAAAGGGGGGGATAAGCTGGTTTTGCCTACGGATACGCATTGCGGCGACGATTTTTCAAGCGACTGCAACAAGCAAGTGGTCGCTGCAGGGGAAATTCCCGACGGCTGGGAGGGCCTCGATATTGGCCCGGCAACCGCGAAGAAATACGCCGAGCTGCTGAAAAGTGCCCAGACGGTTGTTTGGAATGGACCGATGGGCGTTTTTGAGATGCCTCCCTTCGACGAGGGAACCAAGGCCGTTGCGCAGGCGATTGCCGATAGTTCGGCCACCAGCATTATAGGTGGTGGGGACTCAGCCGCCGCCGTCGAACAATTGGGCTTCGCCGACCAGGTCAGCCACGTCAGTACTGGGGGAGGTGCCAGTCTAGCGATGTTAGAAGGCAACAAATTTGCGGCTGTCGAACTGCTCGATAACGCCTGA
- a CDS encoding LacI family DNA-binding transcriptional regulator, with amino-acid sequence MPITLRKVAEAAGVSVSVASRALNGHAKSYRISQGTEERVKHTARQLGFRPNQPARALRLQKTGLIGVVVPDLANPFFASISRAVTLAAESEDYCVIVGDSREDTRHEIRLLKQLQDRQVEALVVCPVGQQYRHLLEIQQHGTPIVLADRTFPHVELTQVTSQHQRGAEKAMRLLTSHGHRVIGVLQGLPGTLPNTQRLQGHRAGLKRVGIAIDPTLIAGHNFNESSGYQATRALLTQRPDITALFALSTPNAMGGLRAAQEMGRKVAQDLSLIAFDDSPYADLMQVPLTTVCQDVEQIGQLAASLIMQALPPHLPPSITRHDVQVRVIQRDSITKVFHS; translated from the coding sequence TTGCCTATCACTCTCCGCAAAGTCGCCGAAGCAGCTGGCGTGAGCGTCTCGGTCGCTTCCCGCGCCCTCAACGGACATGCCAAGTCGTACCGCATCAGCCAGGGTACGGAAGAGCGCGTCAAGCATACCGCTCGCCAGCTGGGCTTTCGCCCCAATCAACCGGCCCGCGCCCTGAGGTTGCAAAAGACCGGCCTGATCGGCGTGGTCGTCCCCGACTTGGCAAACCCGTTTTTTGCCTCCATCTCCCGCGCGGTGACCTTAGCCGCCGAGTCGGAAGACTACTGCGTTATCGTGGGAGATAGCCGCGAAGACACGCGACACGAAATCCGCTTGTTGAAACAACTTCAAGATCGGCAGGTCGAGGCGTTGGTAGTCTGTCCAGTGGGTCAACAGTACAGGCACTTGCTGGAAATCCAGCAACATGGCACGCCAATCGTCCTAGCCGATCGCACGTTCCCCCACGTGGAGTTGACGCAGGTCACTTCACAGCATCAACGGGGCGCCGAAAAAGCAATGCGTCTACTGACGAGTCATGGACATCGCGTGATCGGCGTCCTGCAAGGCTTGCCGGGAACTCTTCCCAACACGCAGCGATTGCAAGGGCACCGGGCAGGATTGAAGCGAGTCGGCATCGCGATCGATCCGACGCTCATCGCCGGCCATAACTTCAACGAGTCGTCGGGTTACCAAGCTACGCGAGCCCTCTTAACACAACGTCCCGACATCACGGCCCTTTTCGCATTGAGTACGCCCAACGCTATGGGAGGCCTGCGCGCTGCCCAGGAAATGGGCCGCAAGGTTGCCCAAGATTTATCCCTCATCGCCTTCGATGATTCCCCCTACGCCGATTTGATGCAAGTTCCACTTACGACCGTGTGCCAGGATGTAGAACAGATCGGACAACTGGCCGCCTCCCTAATCATGCAGGCACTCCCTCCCCATCTCCCTCCCTCAATTACACGGCACGATGTCCAGGTTCGTGTCATTCAACGAGACTCCATCACCAAGGTATTCCATTCATGA
- a CDS encoding nucleoside hydrolase — protein MLSASWILQAPLLAQAPPAQPVPFIFDTDIGNDCDDVLAMGVIHALQTRGECELLAVTITKDHELAAAFTDAVNTFYGRGDIPIGVCRSGVTSEPGSFNVLAAQQDDGDDRYPHDLRSGQDAPDAVALLRQTLASQADGSVVIAQVGFSTNLANLLKSQPDNYSPLSGVELVQRKVRLLSLMAGAFEKIPGKDGQRDDHKEYNIVKDIPAAQWLAAEWPTPTVWSGYEIGLNLTYPHESILQDYNYVDHHPLSEAYTLYNPPPHNRPTWDLTSVLQAIRPDRNYFDLSPPGRVSVADDGLTTFQNDADGRDRYLILREAQKGRASEALVQLSSQPPANFPEGDSQ, from the coding sequence ATGCTATCCGCCTCTTGGATTCTGCAAGCGCCACTGCTTGCCCAGGCCCCCCCAGCCCAACCGGTCCCGTTCATCTTTGACACCGACATTGGGAACGATTGCGACGACGTCCTGGCGATGGGGGTGATTCACGCGTTGCAAACTCGCGGCGAATGTGAGTTGCTGGCCGTTACGATCACCAAAGACCATGAATTGGCAGCCGCATTTACCGACGCGGTCAACACTTTCTATGGACGGGGTGACATCCCTATCGGAGTTTGTCGCAGCGGTGTCACCAGCGAGCCCGGTTCATTCAATGTGTTGGCGGCGCAACAAGACGATGGAGACGACCGCTACCCACATGATTTGCGTAGTGGCCAGGATGCGCCCGATGCCGTCGCACTCTTGCGGCAAACGCTCGCGTCCCAGGCAGACGGAAGCGTGGTGATTGCGCAAGTCGGCTTCTCGACCAACCTCGCCAATCTGCTGAAATCGCAACCCGATAACTACAGTCCGCTCAGTGGCGTAGAACTGGTCCAACGCAAAGTCCGCCTGCTGTCGCTCATGGCGGGCGCGTTCGAAAAAATCCCCGGCAAGGATGGGCAGCGGGACGATCATAAAGAATACAATATCGTCAAGGACATCCCAGCCGCTCAATGGCTGGCCGCGGAGTGGCCTACGCCGACCGTGTGGAGCGGTTATGAGATTGGTTTGAACCTAACCTATCCGCATGAGAGTATCCTGCAAGACTACAACTACGTCGACCATCACCCACTCTCCGAAGCCTACACCTTATATAATCCACCACCCCACAACCGGCCAACCTGGGATTTGACCTCCGTGCTACAGGCGATTCGCCCAGACCGGAATTACTTCGATCTGTCTCCCCCGGGTCGCGTCAGCGTCGCAGACGATGGTCTGACAACTTTCCAGAATGATGCGGACGGGCGAGACCGCTATTTGATTCTACGCGAAGCGCAAAAAGGCCGCGCTAGCGAAGCGCTCGTGCAACTGTCCAGCCAGCCTCCAGCCAACTTCCCGGAAGGCGACAGCCAGTGA
- the rbsK gene encoding ribokinase has protein sequence MNNENTGPIEPIIAVCGSINMDLVVRCQALPVVGQTVTAESATEVCGGKGANQAVAAAKAGGKVTLIGRVGDDAFANRLITNLHQQRVGCDRVSATSNCASGLAIVAVEDSGHNAIMLVPGANGHVSLEDIQANQSAIAGASVLLLQLEIPTASVLAAIRIARDAGVRCVLDPAPVCQDWTDELLQVDLVCPNETEAAAITGLPVATLAEAETAARQLQQRGARHVIITLGERGVLVLFGKELHHVQATPIRPVDTTAAGDAFAGALSVRWAETDDLLEAVRFASVAGALAATRPGAQPSLASRHEIESLRNPT, from the coding sequence GTGAACAACGAGAACACGGGGCCCATAGAACCAATCATTGCCGTTTGTGGGTCCATCAATATGGATCTCGTCGTGCGGTGTCAGGCCCTGCCGGTCGTGGGACAAACGGTGACTGCCGAATCAGCGACTGAAGTCTGCGGGGGAAAGGGTGCCAACCAAGCGGTCGCGGCCGCCAAGGCGGGTGGCAAAGTCACGCTGATCGGCCGCGTCGGTGACGACGCATTTGCCAATCGACTAATCACCAACCTGCATCAACAGCGGGTTGGCTGTGACCGCGTGAGTGCCACCAGCAATTGCGCCAGTGGCCTAGCTATCGTCGCCGTGGAAGACTCAGGACACAACGCAATCATGCTCGTGCCTGGCGCTAATGGGCACGTTTCGCTAGAGGATATTCAAGCCAACCAATCGGCGATTGCCGGCGCCAGTGTATTGCTGCTGCAACTGGAAATCCCTACGGCAAGTGTGCTAGCAGCAATACGCATCGCCCGGGATGCGGGTGTGCGGTGCGTACTCGACCCTGCCCCCGTTTGCCAGGACTGGACCGACGAACTGCTGCAAGTCGACTTGGTCTGCCCCAACGAGACCGAGGCGGCTGCCATTACCGGCTTGCCCGTCGCGACTCTGGCCGAAGCCGAAACCGCGGCTAGACAGCTTCAGCAGCGGGGGGCCAGGCACGTGATCATCACGCTTGGTGAGCGCGGTGTCCTAGTGCTATTTGGCAAGGAATTGCACCACGTCCAAGCCACGCCCATTCGCCCCGTCGACACGACGGCTGCTGGAGATGCATTTGCCGGCGCTCTCAGTGTTCGCTGGGCAGAAACCGATGATCTATTGGAAGCCGTCCGATTCGCCAGTGTCGCAGGCGCCCTGGCTGCCACACGACCTGGTGCCCAACCCAGCCTCGCCAGTCGCCATGAAATCGAATCCCTGAGGAATCCCACATGA
- a CDS encoding sugar ABC transporter substrate-binding protein yields MKRYVSLLNLVLFACAAAGCTQANPTNSAAEAADDKPKIALIMKSLANEFFSTMADGATQHQQANADQYNLVVNGIKDERDISRQVALVQEMAASGVDAIVIAPADSQALVPALRRAMQEGIVVVNIDNRLDHEMLTKEGLEVPFVGPDNQAGAQAVGELLAGNLTRGDAVAILEGLQTSENGQARKAGFEAAMLAAGMKIVDSQSAQWEMSKANEVASSMLSEHPEIKAILAANDNMAMGAIAAAKSVGRHEDLLIVGFDNIAAVQDAIRAGKVLATADQHGDQLAVYGIEKALELLREPTAIVADVETPVDLVTVDTLSK; encoded by the coding sequence ATGAAACGCTACGTTTCACTACTCAATCTCGTCCTGTTTGCCTGTGCAGCGGCCGGCTGCACTCAAGCCAATCCAACGAATTCAGCCGCAGAGGCTGCCGATGACAAGCCCAAAATCGCGCTGATCATGAAGTCGCTGGCCAACGAATTCTTTTCCACAATGGCCGACGGTGCAACACAACATCAACAAGCCAATGCAGATCAATACAACTTGGTCGTCAATGGCATTAAGGACGAACGTGACATTTCGCGTCAAGTAGCACTGGTGCAAGAGATGGCAGCCAGCGGTGTGGATGCCATAGTAATCGCCCCCGCCGATTCTCAAGCGCTCGTGCCCGCATTGCGGCGTGCCATGCAGGAGGGCATCGTCGTGGTGAATATTGACAATCGGCTCGACCACGAAATGCTCACCAAGGAAGGACTTGAGGTTCCGTTCGTCGGCCCGGACAACCAGGCAGGCGCCCAAGCCGTCGGAGAGTTGCTGGCTGGAAATCTGACTCGCGGCGATGCGGTTGCAATCCTTGAGGGGTTGCAAACATCCGAAAACGGTCAAGCTCGAAAGGCTGGTTTTGAAGCAGCCATGCTTGCCGCCGGGATGAAAATCGTCGATAGCCAGTCGGCTCAATGGGAAATGTCCAAAGCCAACGAAGTCGCTTCGTCCATGCTCAGCGAACACCCTGAGATCAAGGCAATTCTGGCCGCCAATGACAACATGGCGATGGGAGCCATCGCGGCGGCTAAAAGCGTTGGTCGCCATGAAGATCTGCTCATTGTTGGGTTCGACAATATCGCCGCCGTACAAGACGCGATCCGCGCGGGCAAAGTCCTCGCCACGGCAGACCAGCATGGAGATCAATTAGCCGTCTATGGCATTGAAAAAGCTTTGGAGCTCCTGCGGGAACCGACCGCAATTGTCGCGGACGTTGAAACTCCCGTCGACTTGGTCACGGTAGACACACTGAGCAAGTAA
- a CDS encoding sugar ABC transporter ATP-binding protein — protein sequence MTILFKATNLTKRYGPVTVLDGAELDVRYGEIHALLGANGAGKSTLCKIIAGLVPASTGEMTLAGADYQPANKQAAENAGIEIVQQELNQIATLTVAENILLTRMPRIAGVIRRQELASRARRALDRFGLHDIAADAIVGTLGVGRQQMIEIATALDRSCQLLILDEPTAALSSGETQRLFECLHSLRTAGIGIIYISHRLDEVAQMADRVTVLRDGKTVATRDTRALSTEQMVALMSGDEAQVQADFQSHATESVAFRAHQISGGIVQAVNFAVHRGERLGIAGLVGSGRTELLRLLFGAETAETGTVQVGEAQPTRCKHPRQAVVAGLAMVTEDRKQNGLLLHQSIRVNTTLSALGTHFASLGILRRRRECAATAERVEQLETRCNNIEQAVATLSGGNQQKVAVSKWLIRDAQVFLFDEPTRGIDVSARRRIYRLVDSLAAAGKSIIIVSSDLEELMETCDRIGVMSNGRWVHEFTRPNWSSDQIMQSAFSAYLATEAIA from the coding sequence ATGACGATTCTATTCAAAGCGACGAATCTGACCAAACGCTACGGGCCGGTAACGGTACTCGACGGCGCGGAGTTGGACGTACGGTATGGAGAGATTCATGCGCTGCTGGGAGCCAACGGTGCTGGCAAGAGCACTCTCTGCAAAATTATCGCGGGACTCGTGCCTGCTAGCACTGGTGAAATGACACTTGCCGGCGCGGACTATCAACCGGCGAACAAGCAGGCTGCCGAGAACGCCGGAATTGAAATCGTTCAGCAAGAGTTGAATCAAATCGCGACGCTTACGGTCGCTGAAAATATCCTGCTCACACGAATGCCACGCATCGCTGGCGTCATTCGGCGACAGGAACTCGCCTCACGTGCTCGTCGCGCCCTAGATCGTTTTGGCCTGCACGATATTGCCGCTGATGCGATCGTCGGTACGCTGGGAGTCGGTCGACAGCAGATGATCGAAATTGCAACGGCACTCGATCGGAGTTGCCAGTTACTGATTTTGGATGAACCAACAGCTGCACTCAGCTCCGGAGAGACACAACGGTTGTTTGAGTGCTTGCACTCACTCCGCACCGCGGGGATCGGGATCATCTACATCAGCCACCGCTTGGACGAAGTGGCTCAAATGGCTGATCGTGTGACGGTCCTGCGTGATGGTAAAACGGTTGCCACGCGTGATACCCGCGCACTTTCTACTGAACAGATGGTCGCACTGATGAGTGGGGACGAGGCGCAGGTTCAAGCGGACTTTCAATCGCATGCCACGGAATCCGTTGCATTTCGGGCCCACCAGATCTCTGGAGGGATTGTCCAAGCAGTCAACTTCGCGGTCCATCGTGGTGAACGCCTGGGTATCGCTGGCTTAGTGGGCTCAGGACGTACCGAACTGTTACGCCTTCTATTCGGCGCCGAGACCGCTGAAACGGGAACAGTGCAAGTCGGGGAAGCCCAGCCAACGCGTTGTAAGCATCCGCGCCAAGCGGTCGTGGCTGGATTGGCCATGGTAACTGAAGATCGCAAGCAAAACGGACTGCTGCTCCATCAATCGATTCGCGTCAATACGACGCTCAGCGCCTTGGGTACCCATTTTGCCTCACTCGGCATACTGCGCCGCCGCAGGGAGTGCGCTGCGACGGCAGAGCGGGTCGAACAACTGGAGACGCGGTGCAACAATATCGAACAAGCGGTCGCGACTCTTAGCGGCGGCAATCAACAAAAAGTTGCTGTTTCCAAATGGCTGATTCGCGATGCACAAGTATTTCTCTTTGACGAGCCGACGCGGGGCATTGATGTCTCCGCCCGACGGCGGATCTACCGTCTGGTCGATTCCCTCGCCGCAGCCGGCAAGTCCATCATTATTGTTAGTAGTGATTTGGAGGAGTTGATGGAGACCTGTGATCGTATCGGAGTCATGTCCAACGGAAGATGGGTCCACGAATTTACACGCCCAAATTGGTCGAGCGATCAAATCATGCAATCTGCCTTCTCAGCTTACCTAGCCACAGAGGCCATCGCGTGA
- a CDS encoding ABC transporter permease, which translates to MTAKYIHSSLLQYAGLLTALLLLCLFFSVQTESFFQIGTARLIANQIPELTLVAVGMTLVLVIGQIDLSVGSVMALAGAVLGVLMAKYDWPLWSAILASLLSGAACGLVTGVISVGFRIPSFIVSLGMLEIARGATRRLLDSNTLTIGSDIAIVSEPIQGVGLSPAFLLAITAVLAVQFFLTRTVFGRYCIAIGTNAEAVRMSGIRTAPIAIGVFTLSGLLCGLAGLAPTSLMEAADPGAGIGIELSAIAACVIGGTSLMGGRGNAISTFLGVLVIAVLQTGLSRMSVEDANKQIVTGVVIIIAVLIDTLRRRWDTSSV; encoded by the coding sequence GTGACCGCGAAATACATCCATTCAAGCCTCTTGCAATACGCGGGCCTGTTGACCGCTTTACTGCTTCTGTGCCTGTTCTTCAGCGTGCAAACGGAAAGTTTTTTTCAGATTGGTACCGCCAGGCTCATTGCCAACCAAATTCCGGAATTGACCCTAGTGGCTGTCGGCATGACCTTGGTGCTCGTCATCGGCCAGATCGATCTTTCGGTCGGCAGTGTCATGGCCCTGGCGGGTGCGGTGTTGGGCGTTTTGATGGCCAAGTACGATTGGCCACTGTGGTCAGCGATACTCGCTAGCCTGCTGAGCGGTGCCGCCTGCGGCTTGGTGACTGGCGTTATTTCGGTAGGGTTTCGCATTCCCTCCTTTATTGTCTCGCTGGGTATGCTAGAGATTGCACGTGGTGCGACCCGCCGGCTGCTCGATTCCAACACGCTCACAATTGGGTCGGACATTGCCATCGTCAGCGAGCCGATCCAGGGGGTGGGATTGTCGCCAGCGTTCCTATTGGCCATCACCGCGGTCCTCGCGGTGCAATTCTTTTTAACGCGGACGGTATTTGGGCGGTACTGCATTGCGATTGGTACCAACGCCGAAGCGGTGCGCATGTCTGGTATTCGCACCGCCCCAATCGCAATTGGAGTCTTCACCCTGAGCGGGTTGTTGTGCGGTCTAGCAGGCTTGGCCCCCACGTCACTGATGGAAGCCGCCGACCCTGGAGCGGGCATTGGCATCGAGTTGTCCGCCATAGCGGCGTGTGTGATTGGAGGCACAAGTCTGATGGGAGGCCGCGGCAATGCCATCAGCACATTCCTAGGAGTCCTCGTAATCGCCGTCCTGCAAACGGGCCTGAGTCGCATGTCGGTAGAAGACGCCAACAAGCAGATTGTGACGGGAGTCGTCATCATCATCGCAGTTTTAATCGACACGCTCCGTCGTCGATGGGACACTTCGTCAGTGTAG
- a CDS encoding diheme cytochrome c precursor codes for MSVDKRSNAASLIALVVVSLAVAGYFTGLQAPMHSPQSTSPLRIDEKKMHHAASLEAGVITATRYSDMAEATRKFRRQSSLIGLKSNVEPLAEVAIKPEEKFAALQRRAENRAFNGAPPTVPHPIDQRSDSACVACHGQGAKTQSLRIPRMSHTMLANCTQCHVESNALHLQSVAFRENEFEGLAAPTAGPRAYPEAPPQIPHSTWMRSNCMSCHGYAGLQGIRSTHPWRSNCQQCHAPSASLDQTLLAEVPQFLPAPQIKE; via the coding sequence ATGAGTGTAGACAAAAGGTCGAACGCAGCTTCATTGATCGCGCTAGTGGTCGTTTCGTTGGCGGTGGCCGGTTACTTCACCGGTCTCCAGGCTCCCATGCACTCGCCGCAATCGACATCGCCATTGCGGATCGACGAAAAAAAGATGCATCATGCTGCCAGCTTGGAGGCAGGCGTGATTACTGCAACTCGCTACAGCGACATGGCGGAGGCGACGCGGAAATTTCGGCGTCAGTCGAGCCTCATCGGACTCAAATCCAACGTTGAACCGTTGGCCGAAGTGGCGATCAAGCCTGAAGAGAAGTTCGCGGCACTTCAACGCCGTGCAGAGAATCGCGCCTTCAATGGGGCGCCACCAACGGTGCCTCATCCCATTGACCAACGGTCGGATTCCGCCTGTGTGGCCTGTCATGGGCAGGGAGCCAAGACTCAATCGCTGCGGATTCCACGCATGTCTCACACAATGTTGGCCAATTGCACCCAGTGCCATGTCGAAAGCAATGCACTGCATCTGCAGTCGGTCGCCTTTCGCGAGAATGAGTTTGAAGGGTTGGCAGCGCCCACAGCGGGACCGCGCGCCTATCCGGAAGCCCCGCCCCAAATTCCACATTCGACCTGGATGCGATCCAACTGCATGAGTTGTCACGGATACGCTGGCTTGCAAGGCATACGCTCGACCCATCCATGGAGGAGCAATTGCCAGCAATGTCACGCACCATCGGCCAGTTTGGACCAAACCTTATTGGCCGAGGTTCCTCAGTTCTTGCCCGCCCCTCAGATCAAAGAATGA